One Candidatus Nitronauta litoralis genomic window, CAACCATTGCGGATAATCCGCCCACACCTTCTGGTAGAAAAAAGGAAGCCTCAACTGAAACAAAAGTTGATTCGACTCATAGTCATTCCACCCATTCACATGGCAAGGAAATCTCCGGGAAGAAAAAATCAACTGTATCAAAACCCTCTGCAAGTAAAAAAACTCTGGCGAAAAATGTGCGGTTGTTTGGCCTGGCTTACGAGAATGGAAACCAGATCGCAAGGGTGATGCTTAATGCAGAAGGTCCGGTCAAGTTTACCCAGCAGCGCCTGGACAACCCGGACAGGGTTCAGGTGACATTCGAAAATGGTACCTGGGACCCCAATATGGAAAAAGTGGTAACGCTGGAGTCAGGAATATTGACCCACGTGGAGCCGAAAAAAGGAGACAAGAAGTCCTCAATCCTGATGGTTGAGATGACTGGTGCAGGGCCTGTGTCAGTCACGACCAGGAGTGTTGGGAATCAGTTCGTACTGGAATTTGAAGCGATACAAAAAGCGGCCGAACTCGAACAGGTCATTCCCCGGGCTCCTCCAATTGCGGCAAAACCTAGAAAGAAAAATGGTAAAACCCTGATTGTTCTGGATCCTGGCCACGGTGGAAAGGACGAGGGTGCCAAGGGGCGAACGGGTATTTTGGAAAAACAGGTTAACCTTGAAATTTCGAAACGGGTCAGGAAGATTCTGGAAAAACGTTATAAATATCGTGTGGAGTTGACCCGCACTCGGGATACTTTTATTGAATTAAAAGATCGTGGTGATCTGGCCAACAAGCTCAATGCAGACCTTTTTGTTTCCATTCATGCCAATGCGGCCCCCCGAAAATCTGCCCGTGGCATTGAAACTTATTATCTTGGGGCAGGTGCAGGAGATCGTGCACTTGAAACAGCGGCGCGGGAAAACGGGGAACTGGTGGGGTCTGTTGAAGATGATGAGGTGCAGCAAATACTGGCCAGCCTTATCAGCACGACAAAAATAAACGAATCCGCCCGGCTTGCAGCTGATGTGCAAAAACGTTTGTCTGGAGTCATGCCCCGAAAATTTTCAAAAGTACTGGACCTTGGAGTGAAAGAGGGTCCTTTTTATGTTTTGCACCGTACTAATATGCCCAGTATTCTGATTGAAGTCGGCTTTCTCACCAATAAATTTGAAGAGCGTCGACTGCAGAACACTTCCTACCAATACTGGCTGGCGGAATCCATTGCACAGGGAATCCACCGGTTCATCCGCGAGAAAGGACCCTCCATTTAAGGGAGGGTAGAAACATGGCCCCACCACTGCCCGTCGTGGCAATTATTGGCCGCGCCAACGTTGGTAAATCCACCCTGTTTAACCGATTGGTCGGGGAACGGCGGTCTATTGTCAATAACCAGTCAGGCGTGACCCGTGACCGAATTTATGGTCAGGTAACTTTTTATAAAAAACCCTTCATGTTGATTGATACAGGTGGGATCGATATCGACGGGGGTGGAAAAATCGAGGATATGGTTCTCGTGCAGGGGGATCTTGCATTGGCGGAAGCCGATGTTGTCGTGTTTATTGCTGATGGACGACAGGGCTTGACTCCGCAGGATGAAGAAGTAATCCAGAAGCTAAGGAGGTCAGGCAAACCTTTTTACATTGGGGTCAACAAGATCGATTCTCAAAAACAGGAATTGGACACCAACGAATTCTTCAGATTAGGTCTGGATTCTGTCTATCCTATTTCTGCAGAACATGGGCTCGGGATAGATGATTTGATGTTGCCTTTGGTTGAAGCATTGCCGTTGCAGGAATCAGAAGAAACAGAACAGGAAGGAATTCGGTTGGCGATCATAGGGCGGCCTAACGTCGGAAAATCGTCACTGATCAATCAGTTTCTTGAAAAAGAACGTTGCATTGTTTCCGAAATTCCCGGGACGACCCGTGATTCAGTGGATACGGTTCTTGAATATGAAGACACTACATTTATTTTGACCGATACTGCAGGAATCCGGCGTAAGGGGAAAACTCACCAGGTTCTGGAAAAGTTCAGTGTCATAATGTCCCTGAAAGTTTTAGAGCGAAGCGACATCGCGGTTCTACTCATCGATGCGGTTGAAGGAGTCACGGATCAGGATGCAACCATTGCAGGTTATGCGCATGAGGAAGGTCGGGGAGTGATCGTATGTGTGAATAAATGGGATCTTGCTTATTCGGAAGACCTTGATTGGAAAGAGGTTGAAGCGAGAGTCAGAAACAAATTGAAATTTCTCGAATTTGCACCCATAATGCCGGTTTCCGCCAAAACGGGTAAGGGGCTTCAAAGGTTATTACCTGAAGTGGAGAAGGTGTATAAGGAGTACACACGCACCATCACCACATCTCGTTTGAACGATTGTTTCGCTAAGGCGATACAGAGGCGGCCAATGAGCAGTTTTCGAGGCAAGTTTTTAAAGCTGTTTTATGCAACTCAGATTAAAAGCCGGCCTCCCACGTTCCAGTGTTTTGTGAATTACCCGGAAGGAATTCACTTTTCCTACGAACGTTATCTCTTAAACAGCCTTCGAAATTCCTTTGGTTTTGAAGGAACTCCAATCCGGCTATTATTCGCAAGCCGGCATCCTGGTTCTCGGCGTGAGGGTTCTCGATAAAAAAGTAAAGATTTATAAAGGGTATAATTTTCGTGTTCTGGATATCCCGGGGTACGAGAAAATTACGTTTGGTTGTCCGCCAGGAATTGTCAAAGACTTTGCAAGGCGAGAAGAAGACCTCACCTCTCACTATATTCTTCCGACCCGGACCCTGGTAAAAGGGAAGAATAACTTCGACTTCGAATTTATTGTTTATAACTTCCTGTTTATTCGCAGTCAAAAATCAAAAATAAATATCTATTGTACGCAGGACCAGAAAGAACGTTTCCATGCCATCA contains:
- a CDS encoding ribosome biogenesis GTPase Der encodes the protein MAPPLPVVAIIGRANVGKSTLFNRLVGERRSIVNNQSGVTRDRIYGQVTFYKKPFMLIDTGGIDIDGGGKIEDMVLVQGDLALAEADVVVFIADGRQGLTPQDEEVIQKLRRSGKPFYIGVNKIDSQKQELDTNEFFRLGLDSVYPISAEHGLGIDDLMLPLVEALPLQESEETEQEGIRLAIIGRPNVGKSSLINQFLEKERCIVSEIPGTTRDSVDTVLEYEDTTFILTDTAGIRRKGKTHQVLEKFSVIMSLKVLERSDIAVLLIDAVEGVTDQDATIAGYAHEEGRGVIVCVNKWDLAYSEDLDWKEVEARVRNKLKFLEFAPIMPVSAKTGKGLQRLLPEVEKVYKEYTRTITTSRLNDCFAKAIQRRPMSSFRGKFLKLFYATQIKSRPPTFQCFVNYPEGIHFSYERYLLNSLRNSFGFEGTPIRLLFASRHPGSRREGSR